The following proteins come from a genomic window of Paenibacillus swuensis:
- a CDS encoding ABC transporter permease, which translates to MNNMATELIKTQGVSSTLKRRNTAQRYLDHKYFFIMLSPVLLYYIIFHYAPIYGVIIAFKDYKIMKGISGSPWVGLDNFKELFTGLYFIPVLKNTLIVNFYKLLFGFPAPIILALMINEVRKPLFKKTVQTITYLPYFLSWIVLSGIITEFLSPSRGPVNIILTMLEFKPIFFMASVDWFRTILVSTEIWKTVGFSAIIYLAAIAGINPEMYDAADVDGISRLKKIWYITLPSITPVIVILLILTSGQIINDDFDQIYNMLNAKVMSVGDVIGTYTYTEGIQKMNYSYAAAVGLFKNVIALIVVLTANFIAKRFSDETIF; encoded by the coding sequence ATGAATAATATGGCCACGGAGTTGATTAAAACACAGGGCGTAAGCAGCACTCTGAAACGGAGAAATACAGCCCAAAGATACTTAGATCACAAGTACTTCTTCATTATGTTATCTCCAGTATTGCTGTATTACATCATTTTTCATTACGCTCCTATTTACGGCGTAATTATAGCGTTTAAAGATTACAAAATTATGAAGGGAATTTCCGGGAGTCCTTGGGTGGGACTTGATAATTTCAAAGAGTTATTTACGGGATTGTACTTTATCCCTGTCCTGAAGAACACATTGATTGTTAATTTTTATAAGTTGCTCTTTGGCTTTCCGGCTCCGATCATCCTTGCTCTCATGATTAATGAAGTGAGAAAACCATTGTTTAAGAAAACAGTTCAGACCATCACTTATCTGCCCTATTTTCTGTCGTGGATTGTACTTTCCGGGATTATTACAGAGTTTCTGTCTCCCAGCCGCGGTCCTGTCAACATTATTCTTACCATGCTTGAATTTAAGCCTATCTTCTTTATGGCTAGCGTAGATTGGTTTCGCACGATTCTGGTCAGTACCGAAATTTGGAAAACAGTAGGGTTTAGCGCCATTATATATCTTGCTGCGATTGCCGGAATTAATCCCGAAATGTACGATGCGGCGGATGTGGACGGCATTAGCAGATTGAAGAAAATCTGGTATATTACTTTACCATCCATCACACCGGTGATTGTCATCCTGCTTATCTTGACATCAGGTCAGATTATTAATGATGACTTCGATCAGATTTATAACATGCTCAACGCGAAGGTCATGAGTGTGGGTGATGTTATTGGAACTTATACGTATACAGAGGGCATTCAAAAAATGAATTACAGCTATGCGGCTGCGGTGGGTTTATTCAAGAATGTAATCGCGCTTATCGTTGTGTTAACTGCAAACTTTATAGCAAAGCGGTTCAGTGATGAGACAATTTTCTAG
- a CDS encoding extracellular solute-binding protein — protein MSQKTAKTLGVILTLTLAASMFAACTNKEAVNTTETTSKPTSTSEAQEPVTIDWLAYNSFGQVDPDTKIQKMVSEKFNAQYNIWYIDTNKWVDTLNVKLAAGEMPDVMYIKPDYNTINKYVSNGVLAPISEDTIRKFAPNYAALIDKYELWNTVKSDGEIYALPSVNINGDYPTSLIWRKDWLKNVGITKTPETLQEFEEALTKIRNNDPDQNGKKDTYGLSDYALPAILGAFGHPGISDFKNAGKGIVNLDYIQKDGKITFAAIQPEMKDALKLLHKWYKAELIDPEFITSENTGGYWAESNAMLNNRISLTGKGMYYHWRDTLNPVISTDLGGGLFQNLKKSQPTAEIAFGKPPVGPDGKSGTIQWGVNSVPVGITTKAAKDPRKVETILKMAEASITDYSYYTTTFRGVEGEDWKDESGNIISLNPAITTADANKKGISVFHMIESPDFNKKNDAFNYEFADRVKTTGYVPFPAPTVDAYGKHAVNLTKLTDDYYLKIILGEASPDVFDEFVQKFKANGGDEIEKEVNDIYNKNIGQ, from the coding sequence ATGTCCCAAAAAACTGCAAAGACGCTAGGTGTAATTCTTACCCTTACGCTTGCAGCAAGTATGTTTGCTGCATGTACGAATAAGGAGGCGGTAAATACAACCGAAACAACATCTAAGCCAACCAGCACTTCGGAAGCTCAGGAACCGGTAACGATCGATTGGCTAGCGTATAATTCATTTGGTCAAGTAGACCCGGATACGAAAATTCAGAAGATGGTTTCTGAAAAATTCAATGCCCAATACAATATTTGGTACATTGACACGAATAAATGGGTGGATACATTAAATGTAAAGCTGGCAGCTGGTGAAATGCCTGACGTGATGTACATTAAGCCAGATTACAACACGATTAATAAGTACGTATCCAATGGCGTGTTGGCCCCTATATCCGAAGATACCATAAGGAAATTTGCTCCTAACTACGCAGCGTTAATTGATAAGTATGAGCTGTGGAACACTGTGAAAAGTGACGGCGAAATCTATGCTTTACCTTCTGTCAATATTAATGGCGACTATCCCACATCACTGATTTGGCGCAAGGATTGGTTAAAGAATGTCGGGATAACGAAAACACCCGAGACACTTCAAGAATTCGAAGAGGCACTGACGAAGATTCGTAATAATGATCCGGATCAGAATGGTAAAAAAGATACCTATGGTTTGTCTGATTATGCATTACCTGCCATTTTAGGCGCCTTCGGACACCCCGGAATATCTGATTTCAAGAATGCAGGTAAAGGAATTGTAAATCTGGATTACATCCAGAAAGATGGTAAGATTACATTTGCCGCGATTCAACCTGAGATGAAAGATGCGCTTAAGCTCCTTCATAAATGGTATAAAGCTGAATTAATTGATCCGGAATTTATTACTTCGGAGAATACGGGAGGGTACTGGGCGGAATCCAACGCGATGCTAAATAATCGGATTTCTTTAACAGGGAAAGGTATGTATTACCATTGGAGAGATACGTTAAATCCAGTGATCTCAACAGATTTGGGTGGAGGGCTATTCCAGAACCTTAAGAAATCGCAGCCAACTGCTGAAATCGCTTTCGGGAAACCTCCGGTCGGACCTGACGGCAAATCCGGTACGATTCAGTGGGGAGTAAACTCCGTTCCTGTGGGAATTACTACGAAAGCGGCTAAAGATCCTAGGAAAGTGGAAACCATTTTGAAAATGGCAGAGGCTTCAATTACGGATTATAGCTACTATACAACCACATTTAGGGGTGTTGAAGGCGAAGACTGGAAAGATGAGTCGGGCAACATCATAAGTCTAAATCCTGCGATCACAACAGCCGATGCTAACAAAAAAGGAATATCCGTATTCCATATGATAGAGTCACCCGACTTTAACAAGAAGAATGACGCATTTAATTATGAGTTTGCGGATCGTGTGAAAACAACAGGCTACGTGCCATTTCCTGCTCCAACTGTGGATGCCTATGGAAAACATGCGGTGAATTTAACCAAATTAACCGATGACTACTACTTGAAAATCATCCTTGGCGAAGCAAGCCCAGATGTATTTGATGAATTTGTCCAGAAATTTAAAGCTAACGGCGGCGATGAGATCGAGAAAGAAGTAAATGACATTTACAATAAAAATATCGGTCAGTAA
- a CDS encoding carbohydrate ABC transporter permease has protein sequence MIAKKKLSDQIFIGFVYVILSLLSICTLLPFLQVVTLSMSPIEVVNSYGFHFFPTSFDFAGYKQVFHNELIWISYKNTIVRTVLAIILTVTLTFLGAYPLSKKTLPHRTFWTGFIVLTMFFSGGMIPLYMLVKGLGLMNSIWSLLLPGAVSTFLLLIVRNFVHEIPEALEESAKMDGANDIYILRKIILPLSMPVLATVALYTGVYHWNAWFDSMLYIQSEHKQVLQLILRKIVLDGDVSAAGTETGIANVNTQSMKLATLVVSILPILCVYPFLQKYFVKGTLIGSIKG, from the coding sequence ATGATTGCTAAAAAAAAGTTGTCTGATCAAATATTTATTGGTTTCGTATATGTAATATTGTCCTTACTCTCCATTTGTACACTACTGCCATTTCTGCAAGTTGTAACTTTGTCTATGAGTCCGATTGAAGTAGTAAACAGTTATGGCTTTCACTTCTTCCCTACCTCCTTCGATTTCGCGGGATACAAACAAGTCTTCCATAACGAATTAATATGGATTTCTTACAAGAATACGATCGTTAGAACCGTTCTAGCCATTATACTTACGGTTACATTAACGTTCCTGGGGGCGTATCCGCTTTCCAAAAAAACATTGCCGCATAGAACGTTTTGGACAGGGTTTATTGTTCTGACCATGTTTTTCTCAGGCGGAATGATTCCGCTTTATATGTTGGTGAAAGGCCTTGGGTTAATGAACAGTATTTGGTCCTTGCTATTGCCTGGAGCGGTCAGCACCTTCTTACTTCTGATTGTAAGAAATTTCGTGCATGAAATTCCGGAAGCGCTGGAAGAATCCGCGAAGATGGATGGGGCGAATGATATCTACATTTTAAGGAAAATTATTTTGCCATTATCCATGCCTGTCTTAGCGACGGTGGCTTTATATACAGGGGTATATCATTGGAACGCCTGGTTTGATAGTATGTTGTACATTCAGTCGGAGCATAAACAAGTTCTTCAGTTGATCCTGCGTAAGATTGTTCTGGATGGTGATGTTTCCGCGGCGGGAACGGAAACTGGAATAGCCAATGTTAACACACAATCCATGAAGCTGGCCACATTGGTTGTTTCCATATTGCCTATTCTCTGTGTGTATCCCTTTTTGCAAAAGTATTTCGTAAAAGGAACGTTAATTGGATCCATTAAAGGATAA